One Brachyspira suanatina DNA segment encodes these proteins:
- a CDS encoding biotin--[acetyl-CoA-carboxylase] ligase, producing MGKNLKENIISILEYNKGLFISGEKLANDLNVSRAAVWKVIKSLKNEGYDILSVSNKGYALSKETDILSSKIIKDNMPKYRDKFNFVIYKTVESTNIVARGMAMNGADSGTVVIAEEQTSGYGRNGKSFFSPYGTGIYMSIILNLKKEKKIFNSSFITTAAAMAVSKSIEEISNENTQIKWVNDVFINGKKVCGILTEGAFSFEDGKLDYAVIGIGINVNFPKNGFPEEINNIAVSINKMQNNKDIRNILIAKILERMYEYYFNNVAFYDEYKKRSFLIGRKVSLNIDNEEHIVKVLDIDKTFALVAEFQDGKIDRIVSGSVNHRVS from the coding sequence ATGGGAAAAAATTTAAAAGAAAATATAATATCAATACTAGAATACAATAAAGGATTATTCATATCCGGAGAAAAGCTAGCAAATGATTTGAATGTAAGCAGGGCTGCTGTTTGGAAAGTTATAAAATCTTTGAAAAATGAAGGTTATGATATTCTTTCTGTATCAAATAAAGGCTATGCTCTATCAAAAGAAACAGACATATTATCATCAAAAATAATAAAAGATAATATGCCTAAATATAGAGATAAATTCAATTTTGTAATATATAAAACTGTAGAATCTACAAATATTGTGGCAAGAGGCATGGCAATGAACGGAGCCGACAGCGGAACCGTAGTAATTGCAGAAGAACAAACAAGCGGATACGGAAGAAACGGAAAATCTTTCTTCTCGCCTTATGGTACAGGCATATATATGAGCATTATACTCAATCTAAAAAAAGAGAAAAAGATTTTTAATAGTTCATTCATCACTACTGCTGCCGCTATGGCTGTGTCAAAATCTATAGAAGAAATTTCAAATGAAAATACACAGATAAAATGGGTTAATGATGTATTTATAAATGGTAAAAAAGTATGCGGAATACTTACTGAAGGAGCTTTCAGTTTTGAAGACGGTAAATTGGATTATGCTGTTATAGGAATAGGTATAAATGTTAATTTCCCTAAAAATGGTTTTCCTGAAGAAATTAATAATATAGCTGTTTCTATAAATAAAATGCAAAATAACAAAGATATAAGAAATATTTTAATAGCTAAGATATTAGAAAGAATGTATGAATATTATTTTAATAATGTGGCATTCTATGATGAATACAAAAAACGTTCTTTTTTAATAGGAAGAAAAGTTTCGCTTAATATAGATAATGAAGAGCATATAGTAAAAGTATTGGATATAGATAAA
- a CDS encoding Hsp20/alpha crystallin family protein → MTKRLFFPALHTMLDDFRSFDEAFGSLYNNDEVRKLSHYNIEEDDKSYTIEIDMPGVRKEDLEIGIKENVLSIYAERKRVNKQKLIESSAENSENKENDNEVVVSKYEQSFNISTKGIDVENIEANLTDGVLKIVLPKKEEVKYEKKINIG, encoded by the coding sequence ATGACTAAAAGATTATTTTTTCCAGCTTTACATACTATGTTAGATGATTTTAGAAGTTTTGATGAGGCATTCGGCAGTTTATATAACAATGATGAGGTTAGAAAATTATCTCATTACAATATAGAAGAAGATGATAAAAGTTATACTATAGAAATTGATATGCCGGGTGTAAGAAAAGAAGATTTAGAAATAGGTATAAAAGAAAATGTGCTTTCTATATATGCTGAAAGAAAGAGAGTTAATAAACAAAAACTTATTGAGTCTTCAGCAGAAAATAGCGAGAACAAAGAAAATGATAATGAAGTGGTTGTTTCTAAATATGAACAAAGCTTTAATATCAGCACAAAAGGAATAGATGTTGAGAACATTGAAGCTAATTTAACAGACGGTGTTTTAAAAATAGTTCTTCCTAAAAAAGAGGAAGTAAAATATGAGAAAAAAATTAATATAGGTTAA
- a CDS encoding Hsp20/alpha crystallin family protein, whose product MSRRIFVPTLHSIFSNANRCNSTGNCGHYNGYNAYNDYHNRVSNYRIEEDDKNYIIEMDMPGVKKEDLEIGIKENILSISAKRKKTFKSENGESREEVISSYEQSFNISTKGIDVENIAANLNNGVLMVTLPKKEELKYEKKIEIKGE is encoded by the coding sequence ATGTCAAGAAGAATATTTGTACCAACTTTACATTCAATTTTTTCAAATGCTAATAGATGTAATTCAACAGGAAACTGCGGTCATTATAATGGCTACAATGCTTATAATGATTATCATAATAGAGTATCAAATTACAGAATAGAGGAAGATGACAAAAATTACATTATAGAAATGGATATGCCGGGCGTAAAAAAAGAGGATTTAGAAATTGGAATAAAAGAGAATATACTTTCCATATCTGCTAAAAGGAAAAAAACTTTCAAATCAGAAAATGGAGAGTCAAGAGAGGAAGTTATTTCAAGCTATGAGCAAAGCTTTAATATCAGCACAAAAGGAATTGATGTTGAAAATATAGCTGCCAATTTGAATAACGGGGTTCTTATGGTAACACTTCCAAAGAAAGAAGAGCTTAAATATGAGAAGAAGATAGAAATCAAAGGAGAATAA
- a CDS encoding D-2-hydroxyacid dehydrogenase produces MNKPKIVVLDGFILNPGDISWEEIESISDLTVYDRTYYNKVYEAAKDAWGILNSKVVIDRKLMQSLPNLKYIGMLATGYNVVDIEAAKELGITVTNVRGYGPQSVAQLVMAFVLSLSFRIVEHNNQVHNGDWIKCKDYSFSSYPLMEIENKTMGIFGFGDIGKEVAKMAEAMGMKVLVYSRSKKENVENASSIDELFERSDFLSLNAPLNKETENIVNIDLLSKMKKTAFLINTSRGGVIVEKDLAYALNNDIIAGAALDVLSKEPPTEDNPLLTAKNCYVTPHFAGNTLEARIRLMHKVYENIKAFLEGNPINVLSK; encoded by the coding sequence ATGAATAAACCAAAAATAGTAGTGCTTGACGGATTTATATTGAATCCAGGAGATATATCTTGGGAAGAAATAGAAAGCATATCAGATTTAACTGTTTATGATAGAACCTATTATAATAAAGTGTATGAAGCAGCTAAAGATGCTTGGGGAATATTAAACAGTAAAGTTGTTATAGATAGAAAATTAATGCAGTCATTACCTAATTTAAAATATATAGGAATGCTTGCTACAGGATACAATGTTGTGGATATTGAAGCTGCTAAAGAATTAGGAATTACTGTTACTAATGTAAGAGGATACGGCCCGCAGTCTGTGGCTCAGCTTGTAATGGCTTTTGTATTATCTCTTTCTTTTAGGATAGTTGAACATAATAATCAGGTTCATAATGGCGATTGGATAAAATGCAAAGATTATTCTTTTAGTTCTTATCCTTTAATGGAGATAGAAAATAAAACTATGGGTATATTTGGATTTGGAGATATAGGAAAAGAAGTTGCAAAAATGGCTGAGGCAATGGGAATGAAAGTTTTAGTTTATTCAAGAAGTAAAAAAGAAAATGTTGAAAATGCTTCTAGTATAGATGAACTTTTTGAGAGATCCGATTTTTTATCTCTTAATGCTCCTTTAAATAAAGAAACAGAAAATATTGTTAATATAGATTTGCTTTCAAAGATGAAAAAAACAGCATTTTTAATTAATACTTCAAGGGGCGGAGTGATAGTTGAAAAAGATTTGGCTTATGCTTTGAATAATGATATTATAGCAGGTGCAGCTTTAGATGTTCTTTCGAAAGAGCCTCCTACAGAAGATAATCCTCTGCTTACTGCTAAGAATTGTTATGTAACCCCGCATTTTGCAGGCAATACTTTAGAGGCTAGAATTAGACTTATGCATAAAGTTTATGAGAATATAAAAGCATTTTTGGAAGGAAACCCTATAAATGTTTTAAGTAAATAA
- a CDS encoding aminotransferase class I/II-fold pyridoxal phosphate-dependent enzyme gives MNKEIFLDKNENPYKPSKNIIKELEKFDIDSLRFFPEYSPQQLDEEMSKYLNVENNNIISVNGMYEAFACIINSYDKYKIFIQEPYRDLYTRIFLYYKMHYEVIEAREDYNICLKKHIRNKNSIIIASNPNAETGMFINIKEIEEFLKHYEGIYVIDESYINFAGESAIKLINEYKNLIIIRSIAHSHSLSGLNINFIISNSENIENMSKLRQKYGINKISETITLAALRDEKTSYNNIFDIVLERERLDTLLSKEGFIVVPSRANFLLIKHVNKTSDYIYEELIKRNIFVKKYDKENILANFLRVTVSTHKINNIFVNELKEILYND, from the coding sequence ATGAACAAAGAAATTTTTTTAGACAAAAATGAAAATCCATACAAGCCGTCCAAAAATATTATTAAAGAGCTTGAAAAATTTGATATTGATTCTCTAAGATTCTTTCCTGAGTATAGTCCTCAGCAATTAGATGAAGAAATGTCTAAATATCTTAATGTGGAAAATAATAATATAATTTCTGTTAATGGTATGTATGAAGCTTTTGCTTGTATTATCAACTCTTATGATAAATACAAAATATTTATTCAAGAGCCTTACAGAGATTTATATACAAGAATTTTTCTATATTATAAGATGCATTATGAGGTAATTGAAGCTAGAGAAGATTATAATATTTGTCTGAAAAAACATATAAGAAATAAAAATTCTATAATAATAGCAAGCAACCCTAATGCTGAAACTGGAATGTTCATAAATATAAAAGAAATAGAAGAGTTCCTAAAACATTATGAAGGAATATATGTTATAGATGAATCATATATAAACTTTGCCGGAGAAAGTGCTATAAAATTAATTAATGAATATAAAAATTTAATTATAATAAGATCTATTGCACATTCTCATTCTTTATCAGGACTTAATATTAACTTTATAATATCCAATTCAGAAAATATAGAAAACATGTCAAAATTAAGACAGAAATACGGAATAAATAAAATATCCGAAACTATAACGCTTGCCGCTTTGAGAGATGAAAAAACTTCGTATAATAATATATTCGATATAGTTTTAGAGAGAGAAAGATTAGATACTTTACTAAGCAAAGAAGGTTTTATAGTAGTGCCTTCAAGGGCGAATTTCCTTTTAATAAAACATGTAAATAAAACATCTGATTATATATACGAAGAACTTATAAAAAGAAATATATTCGTAAAAAAATATGATAAAGAAAACATACTAGCTAATTTTCTAAGGGTTACAGTATCAACTCATAAAATAAATAACATATTTGTAAATGAGTTAAAAGAAATTCTATATAATGACTAA
- the xerD gene encoding site-specific tyrosine recombinase XerD, with protein sequence MSVKQVSDQEILSMYLNYEAVEKGLSSNTLESYKRDIVIYLDFLSRNKKSILKATRKDIEKFLSERKEQGSKSRTVARNKVSIVNLYKFLVMENYISKNPTDNLEVIRLKRVLPESLTDTEVDDLLAVHNEKTDKGLRDKAIFELMYSSGLRVSEICSLKIDDIFFEGKYLKICGKGKRERIVPINDRALDILQRYIQTSRVIMVKGKKTSELFLNFRGDKISRVGIWKIVKEAMKKSKIEKNIYPHTLRHSFATHLIQHGADLRAVQRMLGHSDITTTEIYTHVDSTHLKKQIAKHPKHSKHARQNTNI encoded by the coding sequence ATGTCAGTTAAACAGGTTTCCGATCAAGAAATATTATCAATGTATTTAAATTATGAGGCGGTAGAGAAGGGTTTATCTTCAAATACTTTAGAATCATATAAAAGAGATATTGTAATATATCTTGATTTTTTAAGCAGAAATAAAAAATCTATTTTAAAAGCTACAAGAAAAGATATTGAAAAATTTTTAAGCGAAAGAAAAGAACAAGGATCAAAATCCAGAACTGTAGCGAGAAACAAAGTAAGTATAGTCAATCTTTATAAGTTTTTAGTAATGGAGAATTATATTTCTAAAAATCCTACAGATAATTTAGAAGTTATAAGATTAAAAAGAGTATTGCCGGAATCTCTTACAGATACAGAGGTAGATGATTTACTTGCAGTTCATAATGAGAAAACAGATAAAGGATTAAGAGATAAGGCTATATTTGAACTTATGTATTCTTCAGGACTTAGAGTAAGTGAAATTTGTTCTTTAAAAATTGATGATATATTTTTTGAAGGTAAGTATTTAAAAATATGCGGCAAGGGTAAAAGAGAGAGAATAGTACCTATTAATGACAGAGCTTTAGATATTTTACAGAGATATATTCAAACCAGTAGAGTTATAATGGTTAAGGGTAAAAAGACTTCAGAATTATTTTTAAACTTTAGAGGAGATAAAATTTCTAGAGTAGGTATTTGGAAAATAGTTAAAGAGGCTATGAAAAAAAGTAAAATAGAAAAAAATATTTATCCTCATACCTTAAGACATAGTTTTGCAACACATCTTATACAGCATGGCGCAGATTTAAGAGCAGTACAAAGAATGCTTGGACATTCTGATATTACTACAACAGAGATTTATACCCATGTTGATTCTACGCATTTGAAAAAACAAATAGCAAAACATCCTAAACATTCTAAACATGCTAGACAAAACACTAATATATAA